In a genomic window of Oncorhynchus masou masou isolate Uvic2021 chromosome 4, UVic_Omas_1.1, whole genome shotgun sequence:
- the LOC135522713 gene encoding envoplakin-like has translation MFKKKDSNTLKGSGKISKATANDLALVIARMQKNSDQVEKDVLRAEELLAVDAENEKKNRPLQHQKVVASNLSEAEGLLNDLFLDVDRAKKCKHPQSSEIESDVSHLHDRWLKDCAFYRDIYEPVNDVELKPRIDWASVLNRKQREVNTEEYGPTMADLKKQIAAHNILHKEIETYSSQLSTSSTSTKEEYAAIKKQYNNLLDNSKWRHHYLSSLYDYMQGCNKELAYLGDEQAKILKQDWSDHMLDPPDVRRQYENFKNNSLLSHESEVNKLQDDGDRLIELKHPASTTIQSQRDSLRNDWQKFLNLCICQETHLDNMEDFKKYQLDVETLSESLSELNSSLKKVEGSTGRSGSAMTLQLEAEESTVQRNEQLLADLRKRSTTIAPLKLRRYPPTRSTTVESLCDWKTEKAELTRGDKFTLKSNSDGENWDVLNSGGATKTFPGVCFLIPPPDPEAIATVDLHGDVLDDIKKRRAVYLGTMKDKIRCVEEKPVYTAPPSNPKAKAVAGQLDKLDEDLVKAKQGMLSRLRAPLDRSDPTADLAKRLKEQEKAADALAAMEQPKLEKDISKGLAAKLQAAKDKQDGIVALADLFNKKANASLNLEKQIKKVDGIVSGFEEKLNKDGPIPDVPNAIQDRTQEIQSLRKDVAGSQSELKKLGQDLETSEQLCSSLQQGYQEYCPDIHRQGTQVKQLQNRYSNVNNQLKEREGLLQEAAGKNQEFQDSSKSLNSFLKNLPDNKISPSDDLSQVNSKQTSQKRVVDDIKRKGDDLDRVVDLSQDLQNILNEYEVNTDKYSSALDNVGANNSKKRHTSTLADSVQNQEKAVVNHYAKTSAENDQLLNQMGFAKNLIAQKHEKQSIEPTIKPIINIKSLQRELSAESDRRSRAETDVTTFKTRMLSLKSRKGMHRVEEKEVIEYYRDPKLETDLKDLEDQIHKEALKRSRTQGEIEGVKIKIANFGDDLKCIKPKLVTREVTEFERDPQLDVEASKLKDEIGKIKNEVRVKEGEVIQQKTEVTILNATRPNIREKIMKREVIRLEKDPEMLKAVKTFEKEIADEGHKSKTLNDEIFQTRSQINALERIIPTIQPKVVTREVKKVEQDPELINESKRIRSGLEGEKIETDSLVKEVSQLKNRYSEVGQWKPKVELREIVNEIYRIDPQTELEIMRLKKDVQDLNKQRSDLQDQITLVMVDLEALRSKKPKVELKEVIQDVVKEERSPENEREIQRLNDQVNNLHRTYNNVEDQINLLRKERDEWKAEKSKVETKLMTKDIFKYEDDPLLEKEADRLRKEVREEQQRRRTIEEMVFDLQNKSILLERQKPEEKVVVQEVVRLQKDPKQIVEHDKLGRTLDEEVKSRRQLELEMQKLKTLLEEKENILKQSDEHQTKIKVESELKQITLRIKELENAPPPIEESIVVEEVLKVERDPRLERMTNGLRSDMDKETNDVLNIQRNIRNTNVKLELLQREKAVEKTVYKEVIRVEKDQAVEAERYRLKGLVSQEKHARQDLEEKIKQLSDKLNRLNGTQSSTSREETSLILARDALQREKDNLTRELKKLESERQDISVSFQQQTKLMSERSQINRQKSVKMESDVQRLEREILDEKDTIHQKDNTIRELQRDKEKEDHAETRTKETNVSTKITILDPDTGKELSPYEAYLQGLIDRTQYMHLQELECDWEEITSMGPDGETSVLQDRKSGKQYSIKNALRDGKLTQYDLQKYKDGKMPISEFALLVAGEKEKQPKFNSITSKPASSLKSSPTSSAPVPAPKERYPIAGVIDTNTDTCLSIRSAVARKLIESGTAQKLLEAQAATGGIVDISNMERYSVHKAAERGLIDSSQLQRLLNAQKAYTGVEDPMTRERLSVGEAVLKGWMPKETALRYMEVQHLTGGLVNPNNTDRVGIQEAIGAKMIDSTMMRELQDEYNYAKEIVDPTTKDKINYKQAMARCKTDPQSGLLMLPASSKVSGSSYTPTYNSQRFSSR, from the exons ATGTTCAAGAAGAAGGACAGTAATACCTTGAAGGGGTCCGGCAAGATCAGCAA GGCCACAGCCAACGACTTGGCCTTGGTGATTGCACGGATGCAGAAGAATTCCGACCAGGTGGAGAAAGATGTCCTCCGGGCCGAAGAGCTACTGGCTGTG GATGCAGAGAATGAGAAGAAAAACCGGCCCCTCCAGCACCAGAAAGTGGTGGCAAGCAACCTGTCTGAGGCTGAGGGCCTGCTGAATGACCTCTTCCTGGATGTGGACAGGGCTAAGAAGTGCAAACACCCCCAAAGCAGCGAGATAGAGAGCGA TGTCAGTCACCTCCATGACCGCTGGCTGAAAGACTGTGCCTTCTACCGGGACATCTATGAGCCTGTCAACGATGTGGAGCTGAAGCCCAGAATCGACTGGGCTTCAGTGCTCAATCGGAAACAG AGGGAGGTGAACACGGAAGAGTACGGGCCCACCATGGCTGACCTGAAGAAGCAGATTGCCGCCCACAACATACTGCACAAGGAGATCGAGACCTACAGCTCTCAGCTCAGCACCAGCTCCACCAGCACCAAG GAGGAGTATGCTGCCATTAAGAAACAATACAACAACCTCTTG GACAATTCAAAATGGCGGCACCACTACCTGAGCAGTCTGTATGACTACATGCAGGGCTGTAACAAGGAGCTGGCCTATCTAGGAGACGAACAGGCAAAAATCCTGAAACAGGACTGGAGCGACCACATGTTGGACCCTCCGGACGTCCGTAGACAGTATGAG AACTTTAAGAACAACAGCCTGCTGTCCCATGAGAGCGAAGTGAACAAACTCCAGGACGACGGAGATCGACTCATTGAACTGAAGCACCCGGCCAGCACCACAATACAG TCTCAGAGAGATTCTTTACGGAATGACTGGCAGAAGTTCCTCAACCTGTGCATCTGCCAAGAGACCCATCTGGATAACATGGAGGATTTCAAGAAG taCCAACTAGATGTGGAGACACTATCGGAGTCGCTGAGTGAACTCAACTCTAGCCTGAAGAAAGTGGAAGGCTCAACAGGGAGGAGTGGCTCAGCGATGACTCTGCAACTGGAG gCTGAGGAGAGCACGGTGCAACGCAACgagcagctcctggctgacctGAGGAAGAGGAGCACCACCATCGCCCCCCTCAAGCTGCGCCGCTACCCGCCCACCAGGTCCACCACTGTGGAGTCCCTCTGTGACTGGAAGACTGAGAAG GCTGAACTCACTCGAGGGGACAAGTTCACCCTCAAGTCGAATTCAGACGGTGAGAACTGGGACGTATTGAACAGTGGTGGGGCAACCAAAACCTTTCCAGGGGTCTGCTTCCTGATCCCACCCCCTGACCCAGAGGCCATTGCCACCGTAGACCT aCATGGTGATGTGCTTGACGACATCAAGAAGAGGAGGGCTGTTTATTTAGGCACAATGAAGGACAAGATCCGTTGTGTCGAAGAGAAACCCGTATACACAG CTCCTCCGTCCAACCCCAAAGCTAAAGCCGTGGCCGGTCAGCTGGATAAGCTGGATGAGGACCTGGTCAAAGCCAAGCAGGGCATGTTGAGCCGTCTGAGGGCCCCGCTGGACCGCAGTGACCCCACCGCCGACCTGGCCAAGAGGCTGAAGGAgcaagag AAAGCAGCAGATGCTCTGGCAGCTATGGAGCAGCCGAAGTTGGAGAAGGACATCTCCAAAGGCCTTGCAGCCAAACTTCAAGCTGCCAAGGACAAGCAAGATGGCATCGTAGCCCTGGCCGACCTATTTAACAAGAA GGCCAATGCATCTCTGAACCTGGAGAAGCAGATCAAGAAAGTGGATGGCATCGTCTCTGGCTTTGAGGAAAAGCTGAATAAGGATGGCCCTATCCCAGATGTCCCCAATGCTATTCAGGACCGCACCCAGGAGATCCAG AGTCTGCGTAAGGATGTGGCGGGCTCTCAGAGTGAACTGAAAAAGCTGGGCCAGGACCTGGAGACCAGCGAGCAGCTGTGTAGTTCCCTGCAGCAGGGCTACCAGGAGTACTGCCCAGACATCCATCGCCAGGGGACCCAGGTCAAACAACTACAGAACCGCTACTCTAACGTCAACAACCAGCTGAAGGAGAG AGAGGGCCTCTTGCAAGAGGCTGCAGGCAAGAACCAGGAATTCCAGGACTCAAGCAAATCTCTGAACTCCTTCCTGAAAAATCTGCCTGACAACAAGATCAGCCCCAGCGATGACCTATCACAGGTCAACTCCAAGCAGACCTCCCAGAAG AGGGTGGTGGACGACATCAAGAGGAAGGGAGACGATCTGGATAGAGTGGTTGACCTTTCCCAAGATTTGCAGAATATCCTCAAT GAATATGAGGTCAACACTGACAAATACAGCAGCGCCCTCGACAATGTGGGAGCCAACAATTCCAAAAAGCGTCACACCTCCACCCTTGCCGATTCTGTGCAGAACCAG GAAAAGGCTGTGGTGAACCACTATGCTAAAACGTCAGCTGAGAATGACCAGCTGCTCAATCAGATGGGCTTTGCTAAGAACCTCATCGCTCAG AAACATGAGAAACAATCCATAGAACCAACCATAAAACCAATCATAAACATAAAGAGCCTGCAGCGAGAGTTGAGTGCGGAGAGCGATAGACGCAGCCGTGCTGAGACTGACGTGACAACGTTCAAGACCAGGATGCTGTCTCTGAAGAGCCGTAAAGGGATGCATCGAGTTGAGGAGAAGGAGGTAATCGAGTACTACCGCGACCCTAAACTGGAGACCGACCTAAAAGATCTGGAGGACCAAATCCACAAAGAGGCCTTGAAGCGCAGCCGTACCCAGGGTGAGATTGAGGGTGTGAAAATCAAAATCGCCAATTTTGGGGACGACCTCAAGTGCATCAAGCCCAAACTGGTGACTAGAGAGGTGACTGAGTTTGAGAGAGATCCTCAGTTGGATGTAGAAGCCTCCAAGTTAAAAGACGAGATCGGCAAGATAAAGAATGAGGTTCGAGTAAAAGAGGGAGAAGTCATTCAACAGAAGACAGAGGTCACCATCCTGAATGCTACAAGACCCAACATCAGGGAGAAGATCATGAAAAGGGAGGTGATTCGATTGGAGAAGGATCCAGAGATGCTCAAGGCTGTTAAAACATTTGAGAAGGAAATTGCAGATGAAGGCCACAAGAGCAAGACTCTGAATGACGAGATCTTCCAAACGAGGAGCCAGATCAATGCATTGGAGAGGATCATTCCCACCATTCAGCCCAAGGTGGTCACCAGGGAGGTGAAGAAAGTCGAACAGGACCCTGAGCTAATCAATGAATCCAAGAGGATTCGATCAGGCCTAGAGGGAGAGAAAATTGAGACGGACTCTCTGGTCAAGGAGGTCTCTCAGCTCAAAAATCGGTATAGCGAGGTGGGGCAGTGGAAGCCCAAGGTCGAACTCAGGGAAATCGTCAATGAGATCTACCGCATAGATCCACAAACAGAGTTGGAGATAATGCGTCTGAAGAAAGATGTTCAAGACTTGAACAAGCAGCGTTCTGACTTACAGGACCAGATCACTCTGGTCATGGTCGATCTGGAAGCCCTGCGTTCCAAGAAGCCAAAGGTGGAGCTGAAGGAAGTCATCCAAGACGtggtgaaagaggagaggagccctgagaacgaaagagagatacagaggctCAATGATCAGGTGAACAATCTGCACCGTACTTACAATAATGTAGAGGACCAGATTAACCtcctgaggaaagagagggacgaGTGGAAAGCAGAAAAATCCAAGGTGGAGACAAAGCTTATGACCAAAGATATCTTCAAGTATGAGGATGATCCGCTCTTGGAGAAGGAGGCAGATCGGCTGAGAAAGGAGGTACGCGAAGAGCAACAGCGTCGCCGTACCATTGAAGAGATGGTGTTCGACCTGCAAAACAAGTCCATCCTGCTGGAGAGACAAAAGCCAGAGGAAAAAGTGGTGGTGCAGGAGGTGGTGCGTCTACAGAAGGACCCCAAGCAGATAGTTGAGCATGATAAGCTTGGCAGGACCCTGGATGAGGAGGTTAAGTCCCGCCGGCAGCTAGAGCTTGAGATGCAAAAACTTAAAACCTtattggaggagaaggagaacatCCTAAAGCAGAGTGATGAACATCAGACAAAGATTAAAGTGGAGTCTGAACTGAAACAGATCACACTGCGCATCAAAGAGCTTGAGAATGCCCCACCGCCCATCGAGGAGAGTATTGTTGTCGAGGAGGTCCTGAAAGTTGAGAGAGACCCCAGACTGGAGAGGATGACCAACGGTCTTCGCTCAGACATGGACAAGGAAACCAATGACGTCCTGAATATTCAGAGAAACATCAGGAACACAAATGTCAAGCTTGAGCTCCTTCAGCGAGAAAAGGCCGTAGAGAAGACGGTGTACAAAGAGGTTATCCGGGTGGAGAAAGACCAGGCTGTAGAAGCAGAGAGATACCGCCTGAAGGGCCTGGTGTCTCAGGAGAAACATGCCAGGCAGGACCTGGAGGAAAAAATCAAACAACTCTCTGATAAACTCAACCGACTGAATGGCACTCAGTCAAGCACTTCCCGGGAAGAGACAAGTCTCATTCTGGCCAGGGACGCCTtgcagagggagaaagacaaccTCACCCGGGAGCTGAAGAAGTTGGAGTCTGAGAGGCAAGACATCAGCGTATCGTTCCAGCAGCAGACCAAGCTGATGAGCGAGAGAAGCCAGATCAACAGGCAAAAGAGTGTCAAGATGGAGTCTGACGTGCAGCGTctggagagggagatactggaCGAGAAAGACACGATTCACCAAAAAGACAACACCATCAGGGAACTCCAAAGGGACAAGGAGAAGGAAGACCATGCAGAGACCCGGACAAAGGAGACCAATGTCTCCACTAAAATCACCATCTTGGACCCTGATACTGGCAAAGAACTATCGCCATATGAAGCCTACCTGCAGGGACTGATCGACCGTACCCAGTACATGCATCTGCAAGAGCTGGAGTGCGATTGGGAGGAAATAACTTCCATGGGACCTGATGGGGAGACCTCTGTGCTGCAGGATCGCAAGAGCGGCAAGCAGTACTCTATCAAAAATGCCTTGAGAGATGGAAAACTGACCCAGTATGATCTCCAAAAATACAAGGATGGGAAAATGCCTATTTCAGAGTTTGCCCTCCTTGTCGCAGGTGAAAAAGAAAAACAGCCCAAGTTCAACTCAATCACATCAAAGCCAGCATCCTCGCTAAAGTCGTCCCCTACCAGCagtgcccctgttcctgccccgaAGGAAAGATATCCTATCGCTGGTGTAATtgacacaaacactgacacatgcCTCTCCATACGCAGTGCAGTGGCCCGCAAGCTGATCGAAAGCGGCACAGCACAAAAGCTGTTGGAAGCACAGGCTGCTACAGGGGGCATCGTTGACATCAGCAACATGGAGAGATACTCGGTCCACAAAGCAGCCGAGAGGGGACTCATCGATTCGAGCCAACTGCAGCGGCTACTCAACGCCCAGAAAGCCTACACTGGCGTGGAGGACCCCATGACCAGAGAACGCCTGTCGGTGGGAGAGGCCGTCCTGAAAGGTTGGATGCCCAAAGAAACTGCCCTGCGTTACATGGAGGTGCAACACCTGACGGGAGGGCTGGTAAATCCCAACAACACAGACCGTGTGGGCATACAGGAGGCCATTGGAGCCAAGATGATTGACAGCACCATGATGAGAGAGCTTCAGGACGAGTACAACTACGCCAAGGAAATTGTTGACCCCACAACAAAGGATAAAATCAACTACAAGCAAGCGATGGCCCGCTGCAAGACAGATCCTCAGTCTGGCCTACTGATGCTACCTGCTTCCTCCAAAGTGTCTGGCAGCAGCTACACCCCCACATACAACTCTCAGCGATTTTCTTCCAGATAA
- the ten1 gene encoding CST complex subunit TEN1 — MLPAPAVFHFLWEVNFGAVKEGDSVRTFGRLVSYQPEESKATLSIQHAARQHQVVVQTTFVEPFDPIIGAQYIVLGEIEKAEGGDGVLVHARVLNCVDGVNLALLQRGVNEQRSYFRERGESKGDAATAAQPSAPL, encoded by the exons ATGCTTCCAGCACCTGCAGTCTTTCATTTCCTTTGGGAAGTCAACTTTGGTGCAGTCAAGGAGGGAGATTCAGTGAGAACATTTGGAAG ATTAGTGAGTTACCAACCAGAGGAATCGAAGGCCACACTGTCTATCCAGCATGCAGCAAGACAGCACCAAGTTGTTGTTCAGACTACATTTGTGGAACCCTTTGACCCCATCATTGGAGCCCAGTACATAGTTCTGGGCGAGATTGAAAAAGCAGAGG GAGGTGATGGTGTGCTGGTCCACGCCCGTGTGCTGAACTGTGTGGATGGGGTGAACCTCGCCCTGCTGCAGAGAGGTGTCAATGAACAGAGGAGCTActtcagagagaggggggagagcaagggagatgctgctactgctgctcagCCAAGTGCTCCTCTCTGA